One Mya arenaria isolate MELC-2E11 chromosome 5, ASM2691426v1 genomic window carries:
- the LOC128233946 gene encoding uncharacterized protein LOC128233946 isoform X1 — translation MCCEENKDLHNNVIKDMKLPTVVISGILVSCLYRIREVYAQTDALTPDEIATMQAWGIEVEVHAENNTITIKHHGYPNHTFEGGWGNNPNTVSHQNYSFNIPKHATVSATPACVGQLGPIGLSLSGASFYNPYTGGGNNAVEGDCAETFDDCSGHPSPGGAYHYHQLPSCIYTGNDLRNKFLGVAFDGYPIYGPMDGNANNLTSSDLDDCHGHTDSDGRYKYRATADFPYLLGCYHGEPVMELGNANGNGGNLPPPPNGQRPPSSNGQGPPPAGRKRRSMSNMRYEFVGYDETKNRRVFKRQTMTQTNECLNVEYQNWQSQTCYAFCENPSDGSFDDCPFNSAPVPGYGAKGIGIFVAVLTMLIVPE, via the exons ATGTGTTGTGAAGAGAATAAGGACTTACATAATAACGTAATAAAAG ATATGAAGCTACCGACTGTAGTCATTTCGGGCATCTTGGTCAGTTGTCTTTATCGGATTCGGGAGGTCTACGCACAGACGGACGCTCTAACGCCAGATGAAATTGCCACCATGCAAGCTTGGGGGATCGAGGTCGAAGTTCACGCAGAAaacaacaccatcaccataaaGCACCATGGTTACCCAAACCACACGTTCGAGGGTGGCTGGGGTAATAACCCCAATACTGTCAGCCACCAGAACTATAGCTTCAACATTCCGAAACATGCTACCGTATCGGCAACGCCTGCTTGCGTTGGTCAACTGGGACCAATAGGACTGTCACTAAGTGGTGCGTCGTTCTATAATCCATACACTGGAGGCGGCAACAACGCCGTTGAGGGTGACTGTGCGGAAACGTTTGACGATTGTTCCGGTCATCCCTCACCAGGCGGCGCGTACCATTACCACCAACTTCCGTCCTGTATTTACACGGGCAATGACTTGCGTAATAAATTCCTCGGCGTTGCCTTTGACGGCTACCCGATATACGGACCTATGGATGGCAATGCAAACAATTTAACCTCATCAGATCTAGACGACTGCCACGGGCACACGGACTCAGACGGACGGTACAAATACCGCGCCACCGCTGACTTCCCTTACTTGCTTGGTTGCTACCACGGAGAGCCAGTCATGGAGCTAGGGAATGCGAATGGTAACGGTGGCAACTTACCTCCGCCGCCGAACGGCCAGAGACCTCCGTCGTCGAATGGCCAGGGACCTCCGCCTGCTGGACGTAAACGCCGCAGCATGTCAAACATGAGGTACGAGTTTGTGGGATATGACGAAACAAAAAATAGGAGAGTCTTCAAGCGTCAAACAATGACGCAGACAAACGAATGCCTGAATGTCGAATACCAGAACTGGCAGAGTCAGACGTGTTATGCGTTTTGCGAGAACCCAAGCGACGGTTCCTTCGATGATTGCCCGTTTAACAGCGCTCCAGTCCCGGGTTATGGCGCGAAAGGAATTGGTATTTTCGTAGCTGTCCTAACCATGCTAATTGTACCGGAATGA
- the LOC128233946 gene encoding uncharacterized protein LOC128233946 isoform X2 produces the protein MKLPTVVISGILVSCLYRIREVYAQTDALTPDEIATMQAWGIEVEVHAENNTITIKHHGYPNHTFEGGWGNNPNTVSHQNYSFNIPKHATVSATPACVGQLGPIGLSLSGASFYNPYTGGGNNAVEGDCAETFDDCSGHPSPGGAYHYHQLPSCIYTGNDLRNKFLGVAFDGYPIYGPMDGNANNLTSSDLDDCHGHTDSDGRYKYRATADFPYLLGCYHGEPVMELGNANGNGGNLPPPPNGQRPPSSNGQGPPPAGRKRRSMSNMRYEFVGYDETKNRRVFKRQTMTQTNECLNVEYQNWQSQTCYAFCENPSDGSFDDCPFNSAPVPGYGAKGIGIFVAVLTMLIVPE, from the coding sequence ATGAAGCTACCGACTGTAGTCATTTCGGGCATCTTGGTCAGTTGTCTTTATCGGATTCGGGAGGTCTACGCACAGACGGACGCTCTAACGCCAGATGAAATTGCCACCATGCAAGCTTGGGGGATCGAGGTCGAAGTTCACGCAGAAaacaacaccatcaccataaaGCACCATGGTTACCCAAACCACACGTTCGAGGGTGGCTGGGGTAATAACCCCAATACTGTCAGCCACCAGAACTATAGCTTCAACATTCCGAAACATGCTACCGTATCGGCAACGCCTGCTTGCGTTGGTCAACTGGGACCAATAGGACTGTCACTAAGTGGTGCGTCGTTCTATAATCCATACACTGGAGGCGGCAACAACGCCGTTGAGGGTGACTGTGCGGAAACGTTTGACGATTGTTCCGGTCATCCCTCACCAGGCGGCGCGTACCATTACCACCAACTTCCGTCCTGTATTTACACGGGCAATGACTTGCGTAATAAATTCCTCGGCGTTGCCTTTGACGGCTACCCGATATACGGACCTATGGATGGCAATGCAAACAATTTAACCTCATCAGATCTAGACGACTGCCACGGGCACACGGACTCAGACGGACGGTACAAATACCGCGCCACCGCTGACTTCCCTTACTTGCTTGGTTGCTACCACGGAGAGCCAGTCATGGAGCTAGGGAATGCGAATGGTAACGGTGGCAACTTACCTCCGCCGCCGAACGGCCAGAGACCTCCGTCGTCGAATGGCCAGGGACCTCCGCCTGCTGGACGTAAACGCCGCAGCATGTCAAACATGAGGTACGAGTTTGTGGGATATGACGAAACAAAAAATAGGAGAGTCTTCAAGCGTCAAACAATGACGCAGACAAACGAATGCCTGAATGTCGAATACCAGAACTGGCAGAGTCAGACGTGTTATGCGTTTTGCGAGAACCCAAGCGACGGTTCCTTCGATGATTGCCCGTTTAACAGCGCTCCAGTCCCGGGTTATGGCGCGAAAGGAATTGGTATTTTCGTAGCTGTCCTAACCATGCTAATTGTACCGGAATGA